From one Verrucomicrobiota bacterium genomic stretch:
- a CDS encoding segregation/condensation protein A yields the protein MAEYKVKFEVFEGPLDLLLYLIKKDEVDIYEVNLTQLATQFIEYIDVMRMLDLEIAGEFLVMASTLMYIKSRELLPLDQQAQVEGEDEGEDPRWELIRQLVEYKKFKDAAAQLQTLEARQENIFPRLPGKLELDIKTPVPRPDVSLFDLLTAVNTVLKRLGQRENQRDIFEDKWTVSEKIEQIMRALQERSSLKFSELFADAVSRSEVVVTFLALLELIRLKQIVAVQSKAFGEIEIRLAASHAAASASPSAFADSTSQSN from the coding sequence ATGGCGGAATATAAAGTTAAATTCGAGGTGTTTGAAGGTCCGCTCGATTTGCTCCTTTACCTCATCAAAAAGGATGAGGTGGACATTTACGAAGTCAACCTTACCCAGCTCGCCACTCAATTCATCGAATACATCGACGTGATGCGGATGCTTGACCTGGAAATCGCGGGCGAATTCCTCGTCATGGCCTCCACGCTCATGTACATCAAAAGCCGCGAATTGCTACCGCTCGATCAACAGGCGCAGGTCGAGGGCGAAGACGAAGGCGAAGACCCGCGTTGGGAATTGATCCGACAGCTTGTCGAATACAAGAAATTCAAAGACGCCGCCGCGCAACTCCAGACCCTTGAAGCCCGCCAGGAAAACATTTTCCCGCGCCTGCCCGGCAAATTGGAACTCGACATCAAGACTCCCGTCCCCCGGCCGGATGTCTCGCTGTTTGACCTCCTCACCGCCGTCAACACGGTTCTCAAGCGCCTGGGTCAACGGGAGAATCAACGCGACATCTTTGAAGACAAATGGACCGTCAGTGAAAAGATTGAACAGATCATGCGCGCCTTGCAGGAACGGTCATCCCTGAAATTCTCCGAATTGTTCGCCGACGCCGTCAGCCGGTCCGAAGTCGTCGTCACATTTTTGGCGCTGCTCGAACTGATTCGTTTGAAACAGATCGTCGCCGTCCAATCGAAAGCCTTCGGCGAGATTGAAATCCGCCTGGCCGCCAGTCACGCTGCCGCATCGGCGTCGCCGTCCGCTTTCGCGGATTCCACTTCGCAATCCAACTGA
- the scpB gene encoding SMC-Scp complex subunit ScpB, giving the protein MELKFILESLLFSAQKPMSAKELRDLLAAAAEQSEGDATTAAYKKVKESELVAALEELSRDHEAANRSYRLVCVAGAWQFVTQPEYAPWLKALVGLKNRPPRLSQPALETLAIIAYRQPLTRAEIEQVRGVSVDGVMQTLAERGLVEQVGRADVVGRPPTYGTTSLFLEYFGLRSLEELPAADELRRIEVKKPESLLTADPGLATVPPEQLVGQKSEAGDQNSGVGAGETVSTADSALRAPHSNEHS; this is encoded by the coding sequence ATGGAACTGAAATTCATTCTCGAATCCCTGCTGTTCTCGGCGCAAAAGCCGATGAGCGCAAAAGAACTGCGCGACCTGCTGGCCGCCGCCGCTGAACAATCCGAGGGCGACGCCACCACCGCCGCCTACAAGAAAGTGAAGGAAAGCGAACTCGTTGCGGCCTTGGAAGAACTCTCGCGCGATCACGAAGCCGCCAATCGCAGCTATCGCCTGGTTTGCGTGGCCGGCGCCTGGCAATTCGTGACGCAACCGGAGTACGCCCCTTGGCTCAAGGCGTTGGTCGGCCTTAAGAATCGCCCTCCGCGCCTCTCACAACCGGCGTTGGAAACGCTTGCTATCATTGCCTATCGCCAGCCCTTGACGCGCGCGGAGATCGAGCAGGTCCGCGGCGTGTCGGTGGATGGCGTCATGCAAACGTTGGCGGAGCGCGGCCTCGTCGAGCAGGTTGGCCGCGCGGATGTTGTCGGTCGCCCACCGACCTACGGCACCACGTCATTGTTTCTTGAGTACTTCGGCCTGCGCAGTCTTGAAGAGTTGCCTGCCGCCGATGAACTGCGCCGCATCGAAGTCAAGAAGCCGGAGTCTTTGCTTACCGCTGATCCAGGTCTGGCCACCGTCCCGCCCGAACAATTGGTGGGGCAGAAGTCAGAAGCCGGCGACCAGAATTCGGGCGTCGGTGCCGGCGAAACTGTGTCCACGGCGGACTCCGCACTCCGCGCGCCGCATTCAAATGAACATTCCTGA
- the pheA gene encoding prephenate dehydratase — translation MNIPEHRKAIDKLDAQIVKLLNERTRHVLEIGNIKLKAGEEIYAPHRERAVFHRICKLNQGPMTNDSLRAIYREIMSSALALEKSMTIAYLGPAATFTHQAAIQRFGSSLRYAAQKTIADVFAEVSKNRADYGVVPVENSTEGVVTHTLDMFVDSDLKIVAQIILPIQHCLISQYRRTQIKKLFAHPQSLAQCRGWVQNNLPHVEIIETSSNARSAEQAGAEKNSAAIAGVLAAERYDLRILESDIQDNSENATRFLVLGRQCSPPTGKDRTSIMISITDKVGALHRALAAFRRYRINLTKIESRPNKRKAWEYFFFVDFEGHTNVRKVANAITHLEEQCNFVKVLGSYPDTE, via the coding sequence ATGAACATTCCTGAACATCGCAAGGCCATTGACAAGCTCGACGCACAGATCGTCAAGCTCCTCAACGAGCGCACGCGTCACGTCCTGGAGATCGGCAACATCAAGCTCAAAGCCGGCGAAGAAATCTACGCGCCGCATCGCGAACGCGCTGTGTTCCATCGCATTTGCAAATTGAACCAGGGGCCAATGACCAATGATTCGCTCCGCGCCATTTATCGCGAAATCATGTCCAGCGCGCTGGCGCTGGAAAAATCCATGACCATTGCCTACCTCGGCCCAGCCGCGACGTTCACGCACCAGGCCGCCATTCAACGCTTCGGTTCGAGCCTGCGCTATGCCGCTCAGAAAACCATCGCCGATGTGTTTGCCGAGGTGAGCAAGAACCGCGCGGATTATGGCGTCGTGCCCGTGGAGAATTCCACCGAAGGCGTCGTGACCCACACGCTCGACATGTTTGTGGACAGCGACCTGAAGATCGTCGCGCAAATCATTTTGCCGATTCAGCATTGCCTGATCAGTCAATACCGGCGGACGCAGATCAAAAAACTTTTCGCGCATCCACAGTCATTGGCACAGTGCCGTGGCTGGGTGCAGAACAATTTACCGCACGTCGAAATCATCGAGACGTCTTCCAACGCGCGCTCCGCGGAACAGGCCGGGGCGGAGAAAAATTCAGCCGCCATCGCCGGCGTGCTGGCCGCCGAACGCTACGACCTGCGCATTCTGGAATCGGACATCCAGGACAACTCGGAAAACGCCACCCGCTTTCTGGTGCTTGGCCGCCAGTGCAGTCCGCCCACGGGCAAAGATCGCACCAGCATCATGATCAGCATCACTGACAAGGTGGGCGCGTTGCACCGGGCACTGGCCGCCTTCCGGCGTTATCGCATCAACCTGACGAAGATCGAATCGCGTCCCAACAAACGTAAAGCGTGGGAATATTTCTTCTTCGTCGATTTCGAAGGGCATACCAACGTCCGCAAAGTTGCCAACGCCATCACGCATCTCGAAGAGCAATGCAACTTTGTCAAAGTCCTTGGCTCGTATCCAGACACTGAATAA
- a CDS encoding prolyl oligopeptidase family serine peptidase, with product MFGGLTLAAFEAVGQEIHTPTNQTVKSFELRAVKTIRADYLLFLPKGYDAKATKRWPMILFLHGAGERGTNIWKVAIHGPPKIVKDKPDFPFIVVSPQCPDGEHWSNEVLLGLLEEVTAKYSVDKGRIYLTGLSMGGYGTWTLGAAHPELFGAIAPICGGGETITVLLSGRTKKQALHSLGVWAFHGGKDSVVPLAESERMVEAMKKAGCQDVKLTVYPEANHDSWTETYNNPELYDWFLKHERTNAK from the coding sequence ATGTTCGGCGGGCTGACCTTGGCTGCTTTTGAAGCCGTCGGTCAGGAAATCCATACGCCAACCAATCAAACGGTCAAATCGTTTGAACTGAGAGCCGTCAAAACCATCCGCGCCGATTACCTTCTTTTTCTGCCCAAAGGTTACGACGCCAAGGCGACGAAGCGCTGGCCGATGATTTTGTTTCTGCACGGTGCCGGCGAACGCGGCACGAACATTTGGAAAGTGGCGATTCACGGCCCGCCCAAAATCGTGAAGGACAAACCCGACTTCCCATTCATCGTCGTCTCGCCGCAATGCCCGGACGGCGAGCACTGGTCGAATGAAGTGTTGCTTGGCTTGTTAGAGGAGGTGACGGCGAAGTACTCGGTGGATAAAGGCCGGATCTATCTCACCGGTTTGAGCATGGGCGGTTACGGCACGTGGACATTGGGCGCGGCGCATCCGGAATTGTTCGGCGCCATCGCGCCGATTTGCGGCGGCGGCGAAACCATCACCGTCCTGTTGTCGGGCCGCACCAAAAAGCAGGCGTTACATTCGCTGGGTGTCTGGGCGTTCCATGGCGGAAAGGATTCGGTCGTGCCGTTGGCGGAATCAGAGCGGATGGTCGAGGCGATGAAGAAGGCCGGTTGTCAGGACGTGAAGCTCACGGTCTATCCTGAAGCCAATCATGATTCGTGGACGGAGACGTACAACAACCCGGAGCTATATGATTGGTTTCTGAAGCATGAACGGACGAACGCAAAATGA
- the trpS gene encoding tryptophan--tRNA ligase has product MRILSGIQPSGALHLGNYFGMMKPAIELQDKGEAFYFIADYHSMTSLFDPKERRKHTLDVALDFLACGLDPMKSVFFRQSDVPEVTELTWMLSTVTPMGLLERAHSYKDKTAKGISPNHALFAYPVLMAADILIYDSNVVPVGQDQKQHLEMTRDIAAKWNQTYGETFVIPEPEIRKDVAEVPGLDGQKMSKSYGNTIEIFGEEKPTRKKIMSLVMDSRSPTEPKPDAEKNLAIQLLKLVTPSAVAKDFEDRLRAGGLGYGDLKKSLFEYYWNYFVAARAKRAELAANLDHVNQVLRDGATTARSLAQKVLKRAKVASGLE; this is encoded by the coding sequence ATGCGAATTTTATCGGGCATCCAGCCCTCCGGCGCGCTGCACCTCGGAAATTATTTTGGGATGATGAAGCCGGCCATTGAGTTGCAGGATAAAGGCGAGGCGTTTTATTTCATCGCCGACTATCATTCGATGACCTCGTTGTTCGACCCCAAGGAACGGCGCAAGCACACACTCGACGTGGCGTTGGATTTTCTGGCGTGCGGACTTGATCCGATGAAGTCGGTTTTCTTCCGCCAGTCCGACGTGCCGGAAGTAACGGAGTTGACGTGGATGCTCAGCACGGTCACGCCGATGGGCCTGCTCGAACGCGCGCACAGCTACAAGGACAAGACGGCCAAAGGCATTTCACCCAACCACGCTCTCTTTGCATATCCCGTTCTGATGGCGGCGGACATTTTGATCTATGACTCGAACGTCGTGCCCGTCGGTCAGGACCAAAAGCAGCATCTCGAAATGACGCGCGACATCGCCGCCAAATGGAATCAAACCTACGGCGAAACCTTCGTCATCCCTGAACCGGAGATTCGCAAGGACGTTGCGGAAGTGCCCGGCCTCGATGGTCAGAAAATGAGCAAAAGCTACGGCAACACCATTGAAATTTTCGGCGAGGAGAAACCAACCCGCAAAAAAATCATGAGCCTGGTGATGGACAGCCGTTCGCCGACAGAACCCAAACCGGATGCCGAAAAGAATCTCGCGATTCAATTATTGAAACTCGTCACACCGTCGGCGGTGGCGAAAGATTTTGAAGACCGGCTGCGCGCTGGCGGACTCGGCTACGGCGACTTGAAGAAGTCGCTGTTCGAGTATTATTGGAATTACTTTGTGGCCGCGCGCGCCAAACGCGCCGAGCTTGCGGCAAATCTGGATCACGTCAACCAAGTGCTGCGCGACGGCGCGACGACGGCGCGGTCGTTGGCGCAAAAGGTTTTGAAGCGGGCGAAAGTGGCGAGCGGGCTGGAATAA
- a CDS encoding alpha/beta hydrolase: MKVNERQITLTDGRQLGFAEYGDAQGRPVYYFHGWPGSRLEAHAMGPIASELGVRIIAVDRPGYGLSEFQPHRRIFDWPEDVVQLADSLKLDRFGVIGVSGGGPYALVCAARIPNRLNTATIVCGLGPLDAPEATRGMMRHNRFLLSLGRRAPWLARWLLGCAIWVVRHNPQLYLSPRLLTELPEPDRAALRYGEFRHMLFASTMEAFRQGTRGPFHDGRLYAQPWGFQLADITREILLWHGEQDVFVPVALGSHQAQLLPRCRARFLPDEGHLSLPLNHIREILALAIGDG; this comes from the coding sequence GTGAAGGTGAACGAACGGCAAATCACTTTGACTGACGGGCGGCAGTTGGGCTTTGCGGAGTACGGGGACGCTCAGGGCCGGCCAGTTTATTATTTTCACGGCTGGCCGGGATCGCGCCTCGAGGCGCACGCGATGGGACCCATCGCGTCTGAGTTGGGCGTAAGAATCATCGCCGTCGATCGCCCCGGATACGGCCTCTCCGAATTTCAACCCCACCGCAGAATTTTCGACTGGCCTGAAGATGTCGTCCAACTGGCCGACTCGTTGAAGCTTGATCGTTTTGGGGTGATTGGCGTCTCCGGCGGCGGGCCGTACGCGTTGGTCTGCGCGGCAAGAATCCCGAATCGGTTGAACACGGCGACGATCGTATGCGGCCTGGGGCCGTTGGATGCGCCAGAGGCCACCCGCGGAATGATGCGACACAATCGCTTCTTGCTCTCGTTGGGCCGGAGAGCGCCGTGGCTCGCCCGTTGGCTGCTCGGCTGCGCAATTTGGGTGGTCCGTCACAACCCGCAACTCTACCTCTCCCCGCGTCTGCTCACCGAGTTGCCGGAGCCCGACCGGGCCGCGCTGCGTTATGGTGAATTCCGGCACATGCTGTTTGCGAGCACCATGGAGGCGTTCCGGCAAGGGACGCGCGGTCCGTTTCATGACGGGCGGCTTTACGCCCAACCGTGGGGATTCCAACTGGCCGACATCACGCGAGAAATTCTTTTGTGGCATGGCGAACAAGACGTGTTTGTGCCGGTCGCGTTGGGAAGTCATCAAGCGCAACTGCTGCCTCGTTGCCGTGCCAGATTCCTTCCCGACGAGGGTCACCTGTCGCTGCCGCTCAACCACATTCGCGAAATTTTGGCGTTGGCAATTGGTGATGGGTGA
- the recF gene encoding DNA replication/repair protein RecF: MQLTHLRLRDFRNYARLDVDFAPGFHLLLGDNAQGKTNILEAIYLLATLRSFRGVGSAQMIRHGQKGYFASATVVGQGQHEIKMYWSASERKLSLDGQPVRKLTDYLGVLRVVVFCAEDSLLVKGAARNRRRFLDLLLSQTHATYLPLLQRYARSLRSRNALLKQRAVDEAALESFTRELIQLGEQLIQYRRELVPRLSPLVRLAYRRISNDAEELRLEYQASVKKDFAVELAQLRQRERTYRSTLIGPHRDDLLFQLNSQPAAQFASEGQKRTLAIALKMAQAEYLTGIHGSPPILLIDDVMGELDAKRRSGFLPLLERAHHARGQVFMTCTEENWPRELGRDVQRWEVKGGALRQLQQA; the protein is encoded by the coding sequence GTGCAACTGACTCATCTACGCCTTCGCGACTTCCGCAATTACGCTCGGCTCGACGTGGATTTTGCGCCCGGCTTCCATCTGCTGCTCGGCGACAACGCGCAGGGCAAGACCAATATTCTCGAAGCCATTTATCTGCTGGCCACGCTTCGGTCGTTTCGCGGTGTTGGCAGCGCGCAGATGATTCGTCACGGACAAAAGGGTTACTTCGCCAGCGCCACGGTCGTCGGCCAGGGTCAGCACGAAATCAAAATGTATTGGTCGGCCAGCGAACGGAAACTGAGTCTCGATGGCCAGCCCGTGCGCAAACTGACCGATTATCTCGGGGTGTTGCGCGTCGTGGTGTTTTGCGCTGAGGATTCGCTGCTCGTCAAAGGCGCGGCGCGCAATCGGCGGCGCTTTCTCGACCTGTTGTTGTCGCAAACGCACGCGACGTATCTGCCACTGCTCCAGCGTTACGCCCGCTCGCTCCGTTCACGGAACGCCTTGCTCAAGCAGCGCGCCGTGGACGAAGCGGCGCTCGAAAGTTTCACGCGCGAACTGATTCAGCTTGGCGAGCAACTCATCCAATATCGGCGCGAACTGGTGCCGCGCCTTTCGCCGCTGGTCCGACTGGCGTACCGGCGCATCTCGAATGACGCGGAAGAGTTGCGGCTGGAGTATCAAGCGAGCGTGAAGAAGGATTTCGCCGTCGAACTGGCGCAGTTGCGGCAACGCGAAAGAACGTATCGCTCGACGTTGATCGGGCCGCATCGCGATGATTTACTGTTCCAACTCAACAGCCAACCCGCCGCACAGTTCGCCAGTGAGGGCCAGAAACGCACGCTGGCCATCGCCCTGAAGATGGCGCAAGCGGAATATCTCACTGGCATTCACGGCTCACCGCCGATCTTGTTGATCGACGACGTCATGGGTGAATTGGACGCGAAACGACGCAGTGGTTTTCTGCCGTTGCTGGAGCGCGCCCATCACGCTCGCGGCCAGGTCTTCATGACCTGCACCGAGGAAAACTGGCCGCGCGAACTGGGGCGTGACGTGCAGCGATGGGAAGTAAAAGGCGGCGCACTGCGGCAATTGCAACAAGCCTGA
- a CDS encoding adenylate/guanylate cyclase domain-containing protein yields MSRISKLKQNWLGGGIGVLLAVGLGAGLLVFNSSLGKKLKHLSYDLPFAIRPVAKPQAVVMVYMDDDSHKELNQPFNQPWDRSWHAQLLNRLTAEGARAVVFDIVFSNPGTNPENDEQLTQAIRAQGKVVLAADYVATGYGRDGVAMKTIVPPHQPFSEAAAELGSAETNPDDDLVIRKHVPMSGDDLLPTLSWAAAKLIGAEVAKDEKNRFQERWMNYYGPPATIPNVSFYRAILPGDLPSGFFSNKVVFVGARLLTKFSGDRKDEYPTPYSSLSPKNPFMPGVEIQATAFLNLLHGNWLNRPSPKVELAVILLAGIAFGYGLSLFRPLTASSFALLAILVVTLIAHFLFSRQRIWFPWMIIVAAQIPVALLWSVVFNSVRLYVQNKLYEQTLSFYLSPKLVKKFSTDRELLKVGAKQQTLTVLFTDIANFTSISERMDSNDLALHMNKYFETAVSKCIHHTDGTIVKYLGDAIFSFWNAPDPQLDHQLRACEAALRFREQPPQYMNGQLLITRIGLHTGVANVGNFGSTARVDYTALGENINLASRMEGLNKYLGTEVLITGETQAGIDGRLVTRALGRFQLKGFAKSVDVYELVGPPEKAEATRPMREAFAEALKLFRNGNFARAETTFRRVLDFAPKDGPTLFFLRQIDHFRETPPPPQWKGEVELKEK; encoded by the coding sequence GTGAGCCGGATAAGCAAATTGAAGCAAAATTGGCTGGGCGGCGGTATTGGCGTGCTGCTGGCCGTGGGGCTGGGCGCTGGACTGCTGGTTTTCAATTCCAGCCTGGGCAAGAAGTTAAAACATCTGAGCTACGACTTGCCTTTCGCGATTCGCCCGGTGGCCAAACCCCAGGCAGTCGTCATGGTTTACATGGACGATGATTCGCACAAGGAACTCAACCAGCCCTTCAACCAGCCTTGGGATCGCTCGTGGCACGCGCAACTGCTCAATCGACTCACCGCCGAGGGCGCCCGCGCGGTCGTGTTTGACATCGTGTTTAGCAACCCCGGTACCAACCCGGAGAACGATGAGCAACTGACCCAGGCCATCCGCGCCCAAGGCAAAGTTGTGCTCGCGGCCGACTATGTCGCCACCGGCTACGGTCGCGATGGTGTGGCCATGAAGACCATTGTGCCGCCGCATCAGCCGTTCAGCGAAGCCGCCGCCGAGCTTGGCTCGGCGGAAACGAACCCGGATGACGACCTGGTGATTCGCAAGCACGTTCCGATGTCGGGCGATGACTTGCTTCCAACCTTGAGTTGGGCGGCGGCGAAACTTATCGGTGCTGAGGTCGCCAAGGATGAGAAAAACCGCTTCCAGGAGCGTTGGATGAATTACTATGGCCCGCCCGCGACCATTCCCAATGTGAGTTTTTACCGGGCGATTTTGCCTGGCGACCTGCCGTCGGGTTTTTTCAGCAACAAGGTGGTGTTCGTTGGCGCGCGGCTGCTCACCAAATTCTCCGGCGATCGCAAAGATGAATATCCCACTCCCTACTCGTCGCTGAGTCCCAAAAATCCCTTCATGCCGGGAGTGGAAATTCAGGCCACGGCATTTCTAAATCTGCTGCACGGTAACTGGCTCAACCGCCCTTCACCGAAAGTTGAACTGGCAGTCATCCTCCTTGCCGGAATTGCGTTTGGTTACGGTCTGTCGCTGTTCCGGCCTCTGACCGCCAGCAGTTTTGCGTTGCTGGCCATCCTCGTCGTCACGTTGATTGCGCATTTTTTGTTTTCGCGACAGCGCATTTGGTTTCCCTGGATGATTATCGTCGCCGCGCAGATTCCGGTGGCTCTGCTTTGGTCGGTCGTCTTCAACTCCGTCCGGCTTTACGTCCAAAACAAACTCTATGAGCAAACCCTTTCCTTCTACCTTTCGCCCAAGTTGGTGAAAAAGTTTTCCACTGACCGCGAACTGCTCAAAGTAGGTGCTAAACAACAAACCCTCACCGTTCTCTTCACCGACATCGCGAACTTCACTTCCATCTCTGAGCGCATGGATTCCAACGATCTGGCGCTTCACATGAACAAGTACTTTGAGACTGCCGTGTCAAAGTGCATCCATCATACCGACGGCACCATCGTCAAATACCTCGGCGACGCCATTTTCTCGTTCTGGAACGCGCCCGACCCGCAGTTAGATCATCAACTGCGCGCTTGTGAAGCCGCGCTCCGTTTCCGCGAACAACCGCCTCAATACATGAACGGCCAGTTGCTCATCACGCGCATTGGTCTCCACACCGGCGTGGCGAACGTCGGCAACTTCGGCAGCACGGCGCGCGTCGATTACACCGCCCTCGGCGAAAACATCAACCTCGCTTCGCGGATGGAAGGACTGAACAAATATCTCGGCACGGAGGTGCTCATCACGGGCGAAACGCAGGCGGGCATTGACGGTCGTCTGGTGACCCGCGCACTGGGCAGGTTCCAACTCAAGGGATTTGCAAAGAGCGTGGACGTTTACGAACTCGTTGGCCCGCCGGAAAAGGCCGAAGCCACGCGCCCGATGCGAGAAGCTTTTGCGGAGGCGCTGAAACTCTTTCGGAACGGAAATTTTGCGCGGGCTGAAACCACGTTCCGTCGCGTGCTGGACTTTGCGCCCAAGGACGGCCCGACGCTTTTTTTCCTGCGTCAAATCGATCACTTCCGCGAAACACCCCCGCCGCCGCAATGGAAGGGTGAAGTGGAGTTGAAAGAAAAATAG
- a CDS encoding sugar phosphate isomerase/epimerase produces the protein MILTGIGDEAANCIDGQIQATKALGWKFIEMRGVEVPGFKKDNLHNIPDEAFAIVESKLKDAGVGVYCFGSTIMNWAKTVETPFDVTRAEVKRAIPRMQRLGTKYVRVMSFKPGDNDDKTPAVVFDRVREVTKMFLDAGLQPVHENCMNYGGMSWRHALELLDKVPGLKWVFDTANPIFNPDRSKPKPWPKQDPWEFWTHVRDHTVHIHIKDATWNPAKNDADYNWPGEGQGRVRDILKDAFTRGYDAGISIEPHMVVVFHDATSKTNDDAMFANYVEYGRRLEELIRDVRVQLNPTKDKTQPTVAASK, from the coding sequence ATGATTCTAACAGGCATCGGCGACGAGGCCGCGAACTGCATTGACGGCCAGATTCAAGCGACGAAAGCACTCGGCTGGAAATTCATCGAAATGCGCGGCGTGGAAGTGCCGGGCTTCAAGAAGGACAACCTCCACAACATTCCAGACGAGGCCTTCGCCATCGTCGAGAGCAAACTCAAGGACGCGGGCGTTGGCGTTTATTGTTTCGGTTCGACGATCATGAACTGGGCGAAGACTGTCGAGACGCCTTTTGATGTCACACGTGCGGAGGTCAAACGCGCCATTCCACGGATGCAACGGCTCGGCACGAAATACGTCCGTGTGATGAGTTTCAAGCCCGGCGACAATGATGACAAAACGCCCGCCGTCGTCTTCGACCGCGTGCGCGAGGTGACGAAGATGTTCCTCGATGCGGGACTTCAGCCGGTCCACGAGAATTGCATGAACTACGGCGGGATGAGTTGGCGGCACGCGCTGGAGTTGCTCGACAAAGTCCCCGGCCTCAAGTGGGTCTTCGACACTGCCAATCCCATTTTCAATCCCGACCGCAGCAAACCGAAGCCCTGGCCCAAGCAAGACCCGTGGGAATTCTGGACGCACGTTCGCGACCACACCGTTCACATCCACATCAAGGACGCCACCTGGAATCCGGCAAAGAACGACGCCGATTACAACTGGCCCGGCGAAGGTCAGGGGAGAGTACGCGACATCCTCAAGGACGCCTTCACGCGCGGCTACGACGCCGGCATCAGCATTGAGCCACACATGGTCGTCGTTTTCCACGACGCAACTTCCAAGACCAACGACGACGCCATGTTCGCCAACTACGTCGAGTACGGCCGGCGGTTGGAGGAGTTGATTCGCGATGTCAGAGTGCAGTTAAACCCTACCAAAGACAAGACGCAGCCGACAGTGGCTGCGAGCAAATAA
- a CDS encoding Uma2 family endonuclease: MAAVLEKQGKRWTYEEYYRLDDDQRYEIIDGKLLMAPAPDTWHQSWLNDLNLLLTQFVKQHHLGRIFIAPIDVVLDPENNVQPDLVFVSTANAEMVQRRAIFGTPDLLVELVSPSSVRRDRYDKKELYARFGVKEYWIGDPANKSLEILTLTGGRYELRCAAEEKGKLTSAILPGLEFDLTEIQ, encoded by the coding sequence ATGGCAGCCGTGCTGGAAAAACAAGGCAAACGTTGGACCTACGAGGAGTATTACCGTCTCGACGATGACCAGCGTTACGAAATCATAGACGGTAAACTTCTTATGGCTCCTGCACCCGATACGTGGCATCAGAGTTGGCTCAACGATCTCAATCTTCTTCTCACCCAGTTCGTAAAGCAGCATCACCTTGGCCGCATTTTTATCGCGCCAATTGATGTGGTCCTCGATCCCGAAAACAACGTCCAACCCGATCTGGTCTTTGTATCTACGGCCAACGCGGAAATGGTTCAGCGCCGCGCGATCTTCGGCACGCCCGATCTGTTGGTGGAACTGGTTTCGCCCTCCAGCGTGCGGCGCGACCGCTACGACAAGAAGGAACTCTACGCCCGGTTTGGAGTGAAGGAATATTGGATTGGCGATCCGGCCAACAAATCTCTCGAAATCCTCACGCTCACGGGAGGACGCTATGAACTGCGTTGCGCTGCCGAGGAGAAAGGCAAACTTACCTCGGCCATTTTGCCGGGACTGGAGTTTGATTTGACGGAAATTCAGTAG